A single Plasmodium knowlesi strain H genome assembly, chromosome: 13 DNA region contains:
- a CDS encoding cytochrome b-c1 complex subunit 6, putative, whose product MSYPYYTEFFVRFPKFKEREESQRTVDPRIELEKKCQAKCVRPVHEYQSCVSRVQAKPEMKGNCLGQHEEMYICIDHCVAKDLFNYLA is encoded by the coding sequence ATGTCATACCCATATTACACCGAGTTTTTTGTACGATTTCCCAAGTTTAAAGAGAGGGAAGAAAGCCAAAGGACCGTGGACCCCAGGAtcgaattggaaaaaaagtgCCAGGCAAAATGCGTTCGACCTGTCCATGAGTATCAGAGTTGCGTAAGCAGAGTACAGGCCAAGCCAGAAATGAAGGGAAATTGTCTTGGGCAACATGAAGAaatgtatatttgtatagaCCACTGTGTGGCCAAGGATCTGTTTAATTATCTTGCATAG
- a CDS encoding lipase, putative yields MIPCLLLCFFNLLFLAYLLEVSCSSCNITVNRKNAPSFAFNSSSEYISALEESNPEYPDGVIPTGDSSLPEGNADAVDGAVNGAEGGVKAGKEGPTEEGPTVEGPTVEGPTVEGPTVEEGNVVKKSGQKFRFHAESKLQPEGGLVVGKKIERKNHENVKEDHAPSQEVGEVVQAIPVPNLNVHQMVSSDHLTDQVDDRMTLADYIYSKVDNQSMVSTSVLSEVPSRSVQSEYSHGRMERANQKDLGECASSQGVNQKEPKEYIATPVGSWSLRKYTNKLHRIARWKKKEDTKEDTKEESIEESSDETKRSAGGEIKEDAKEELNEKSNEKSNEKSNEKSNEESNEKSNEKSNEKSNEKSNEKSNEKSNEESNEESNDESYEESNENTLEEAHTHNYGNVTQETLEEEKWSEKKENNKKGWLSNYWDRSSKKSKPSKPPPVEKKGKMKKTILIPLINKKTNIGDDEDLKLNERKCSVMEIINSDLDMCERKNLENEISFENEGMIKGIDESCPMIQPIDYNKTEKEIKDEEKTTGREIFDFLTSSNNSYLVGEGIINTEEHEPMGRDDSESGKYLNILSGQVVRKWEAMGPCITIQKSDENQVPIVVENNMVFREENQVKKKDSKLKRKRGGAKKKTDDAKREGEEVKGEDDDTKKKTGDAKREEEEVKGENDCTKKEDPCTENSVIDRDNTQNKQVEKVLNDPGDMVHLEDKLYEEDDDDDEEDGEEVEEEEEEEDEENEEDEDDEAEDIDEVINQYLYEVEQIELSLGLAEKDGATETVNVTTPSEGNKSDNTGTESIVNANTNVNGNDEDLQEEKELGKRDRYLYKSKNVNVYQNYKKDLILYSEMVKENELNEFYKGIIRNRDLIDINYKNEYALKMKYHKGYDFSLHNLHIVNEQKASEHFYSNFVATSDEEDNATFQDVNYFADFTKIDVDPIMFKEFYIRTSICNGEYLSLKSNLVEKICFLSHHLKKEPSINRIKIRKKKSILYRLFLNIVKKFKKLPLKQCIKDVEESNLLDVLFLLNEELVKESKKELNIAKCLNNIMARNREWYDLINFIVMIIFGCITYMKEHYFLTEQERNELITTDQIVDLPIFEYLNSNVIDIFIPTNIQTQIEIDLLKDITDAPEDKKKLYQTWYVCYLFTHKVYLINKMWNVIKKWEASKFIPNPWYIDHVGSALVPEIMNLHHLEEDKYVFFRYIDSLQFFVSFKRSKKYPLPNYDKNNFHLVENIVAFQGTASPFMWMLNVIYELSSYPFLTKGKVHKAYLFIFKRVVKPYLHVLKKNILNEIKDEKSKYTKENPYVIIFTGHSFGAAMAHLSSFYLAKILKAKNNPKVKVLSMTFGMPMFYDDQFSEDFRKSGVISNNISIDYDPVPFTMAIPALNDFKDPDEEKKLSIILKVNDLKTLNHDFGDNIFNGNELFHHERNQTRSMIHLLVKYIFNNNVFLELGELHISQTHYFFYYVFLTLLSGWANEAEWGTFFLIPFFLFDIIDFTHSEIMIKSKEVYKKYREDLMKKLQSSQKNRSISIKK; encoded by the coding sequence atgatacCATGCTTATTGTTGTGCTTTTTTAACCTCCTGTTTTTAGCCTACCTGTTAGAAGTGTCATGTTCTTCGTGTAATATAACCGTTAACCGAAAAAATGCCCCGTCCTTTGCTTTCAATAGCTCGTCCGAGTACATTAGTGCTTTAGAAGAGTCAAACCCCGAGTATCCTGATGGCGTCATTCCCACTGGGGACAGCAGTTTGCCCGAGGGGAATGCAGATGCAGTTGATGGTGCGGTTAATGGTGCTGAGGGGGGCGTAAAGGCAGGGAAGGAGGGGCCAACGGAGGAGGGGCCAACGGTGGAGGGGCCAACGGTGGAGGGGCCAACGGTAGAGGGGCCAACGGTGGAGGAAGGGAACGTGGTGAAGAAATCTGGACAGAAATTTAGATTCCATGCGGAATCCAAATTGCAACCCGAAGGAGGACTCGTAGTAGGGAAGAAGatcgaaagaaaaaatcacgAAAATGTCAAAGAAGACCATGCGCCCAGCCAAGAAGTTGGCGAAGTGGTTCAGGCAATCCCCGTGCCGAACCTAAATGTGCACCAAATGGTTTCATCAGATCATCTAACGGATCAAGTAGATGATCGAATGACGCTCGCAGACTATATATACTCCAAAGTAGATAATCAGAGCATGGTATCAACTAGTGTGCTAAGCGAAGTACCAAGTCGGAGCGTTCAGTCGGAATACTCTCACGGAAGAATGGAAAGGGCTAATCAAAAGGATTTAGGAGAATGTGCATCCAGCCAAGGGGTTAACCAAAAAGAACCCAAAGAGTATATAGCCACACCTGTGGGATCGTGGAGCTTAAGGAAATATACAAACAAGTTGCATCGAATTGcgagatggaaaaaaaaagaagacacAAAGGAGGATACAAAAGAGGAATCAATCGAAGAATCAAGTGatgaaacaaaaaggagCGCAGGGGGGGAGATAAAAGAGGATGCAAAGGAAGAATTAAACGAAAAGTCAAACGAAAAGTCAAACGAAAAGTCAAACGAAAAGTCAAACGAAGAGTCAAACGAAAAGTCAAACGAAAAGTCAAACGAAAAGTCAAACGAAAAGTCAAACGAAAAGTCAAACGAAAAGTCAAACGAAGAGTCAAACGAAGAATCAAACGATGAATCATATGAAGAATCAAATGAGAACACATTGGAGGAGGCACACACTCATAACTACGGAAACGTAACACAAGAGAccttggaggaagaaaaatggagcgaaaaaaaagaaaacaataaAAAGGGTTGGCTTAGCAATTACTGGGATCgaagttcaaaaaaaagtaaaccaAGCAAACCACCACCTGttgagaaaaaagggaaaatgaaaaaaacaattttaattCCATTAATCAATAAAAAGACTAATATAGGAGATGATGAAGACTTGAAGTTAAATGAACGGAAATGTTCCGTGATGGAAATTATTAACAGTGATTTAGATATgtgtgaaaggaaaaatttagaaaatgaaatatcaTTTGAGAATGAGGGGATGATAAAAGGAATAGACGAAAGTTGCCCAATGATCCAACCCATAGACTACAAcaaaacagaaaaggaaataaaagatgaagagaaaaCTACGGGAAGAGAAATCTTCGATTTTCTTACGAGCTCAAACAATTCTTATTTGGTAGGAGAAGGTATAATTAATACAGAAGAACACGAACCCATGGGGAGGGATGATTCAGAATcaggaaaatatttaaacATCTTGAGTGGGCAAGTCGTGCGAAAATGGGAGGCAATGGGGCCTTGTATTACGATACAGAAGAGTGATGAAAATCAAGTGCCAATAGTAGTGGAGAATAATATGGTATTCAGAGAGGAGAAtcaagtgaaaaagaaagactCAAAGTTGAAGAGAAAGAGAGGAGgggcgaaaaagaaaacggaCGACGCgaaaagggagggggaagaagtgaaaggagaagatgacgatacgaaaaagaaaacgggCGACGCGAaaagggaggaggaagaagtgaaaggagaaaatgactgtacgaaaaaggaagatccCTGCACAGAAAATAGCGTCATAGACAGAGACAACACACAGAACAAACAGGTGGAGAAGGTTCTTAACGATCCTGGGGACATGGTACATTTGGAAGACAAACTGTACGAggaagacgatgatgatgatgaggaggatggtgaagaagttgaagaagaagaagaagaagaagacgaagaaaatgaagaagatgaggatgatgaagCGGAGGACATCGATGAGGTAATAAATCAGTACCTGTACGAAGTAGAGCAAATTGAACTGTCTTTGGGGCTTGCAGAAAAAGATGGTGCTACTGAAACCGTCAACGTGACTACCCCCTCGGAAGGCAACAAGTCTGACAACACAGGCACGGAGAGTATCGTAAATGCGAACACGAACGTAAATGGAAATGATGAAGATttgcaggaagaaaaagaattggGGAAGAGAGACCGATACTTATACAAAtcgaaaaatgtgaatgtgtaccaaaattataaaaaggaCTTGATATTGTACAGCGAAATGGTGAAAGAAAATGAGCTAAATGAGTTTTACAAAGGAATAATAAGAAATAGAGATTTAATAGAtataaattacaaaaatgaatatgcTTTGAAGATGAAGTACCATAAAGGATACGATTTTTCGTTACATAATTTACATATTGTAAATGAACAAAAGGCAagtgaacatttttattccaATTTTGTAGCAACCAGTGATGAGGAAGACAATGCAACATTTCAAGATGTCAATTATTTTGCTGACTTTACAAAAATAGATGTAGATCCCATTATGTTTAAAGAGTTTTACATAAGGACTAGTATATGTAATGGGGAATACTTATCTTTGAAAAGTAATTTGGTGGAAAAGATATGTTTCTTATCACACCATTTGAAGAAAGAACCCTCTATTaacagaataaaaattagaaagaagaaatctATTTTGTATCGTCTGTTTTTGAATATAGttaaaaagtttaaaaagttaCCCCTAAAACAGTGCATTAAAGATGTGGAAGAATCAAATTTACttgatgttctttttctcctcaatGAAGAACTTGTAAAGGAATCGAAAAAAGAACTGAACATAGCGAAATGTCTAAATAATATAATGGCTCGAAATCGTGAATGGTACGATTTAATCAACTTTATAGTTATGATTATATTTGGTTGTATAACGTACATGAAGGAACATTATTTCCTAACCGAGCAAGAAAGAAACGAATTAATAACTACCGACCAGATTGTAGATTTACCCATATTTGAATATCTGAACTCAAACGTCATTGACATTTTTATCCCCACCAATATTCAAACACAAATTGAAATCGACCTGCTCAAAGACATTACAGATGCACCTGAagataagaagaaattgtaTCAAACTTGGTATGTGTGCTATTTATTTACCCATAAAGTatatttaataaataaaatgtggaatgtgataaaaaaatgggaagcaTCAAAATTTATTCCCAATCCATGGTACATAGATCATGTAGGAAGTGCCTTAGTTCCTGAAATAATGAATTTACATCACCTGGAGGAAGATAAGTATGTGTTTTTCAGGTATATTGAttctcttcaattttttgtatcgttcaaaagaagcaaaaaatacCCCTTACCAAATTATGACAAGAACAATTTTCACTTGGTGGAAAATATTGTAGCTTTTCAAGGAACAGCTAGCCCATTTATGTGGATGCTGAATGTGATATACGAACTATCTTCGTACCCTTTTTTGACGAAGGGAAAAGTGCACAAGGcgtatttattcattttcaaACGAGTAGTGAAGCCATACTTGCAcgtattaaagaaaaatattttaaatgaaataaaggatgaaaaatcCAAGTATACCAAAGAGAATCCATATGTCATTATATTCACTGGTCACTCCTTTGGTGCAGCCATGGCCCATTTGAGCTCCTTTTATTTAgccaaaattttgaaggcTAAAAATAATCCCAAAGTCAAGGTGCTCTCGATGACTTTCGGCATGCCCATGTTTTATGATGATCAGTTTTCCGAAGACTTCCGAAAAAGTGGTGTCATTAGTAACAACATCAGTATTGATTATGACCCCGTACCATTCACTATGGCAATTCCTGCACTGAACGATTTTAAGGACccagatgaagaaaaaaaattgtccattATTTTGAAGGTTAATGACTTGAAGACCTTAAATCATGATTTTGgtgataatattttcaacGGAAATGAACTGTTTCATCACGAAAGGAATCAAACTCGTTCTATGATACACCTCCTTGTAAAATATATCTTTAACAATAATGTTTTTCTTGAGTTAGGAGAGTTACACATTTCACAGACGcactactttttttattatgtgtTTTTAACTCTCCTGTCTGGATGGGCTAATGAGGCAGAATGGGGAACTTTCTTCCTGatcccatttttcctttttgacattATTGATTTCACGCATAGCGAAATCATGATCAAGTCGAAAGAGGTTTACAAAAAGTATAGAGAAgatttaatgaaaaaattgcagaGCAGCCAGAAGAATAGAAGTATTAGCATTAAGAAGTAG
- a CDS encoding selenoprotein, putative — MDREGNNAPTKGVDLLSVKNVILLVLGVTSFILIYKFMKYRKKVSEFERKNKIDEKMKMSREKRLQELEKEMIVNKEKMREQMNKGNDKKDKALDSDKAKPDSKDNSSFSHFRDLSNYYRPSIRNRYKNSTSUR; from the exons atggacagGGAGGGCAACAATGCTCCCACAAAGGGAGTGGATTTACTGAGCGTGAAAAATGTGATCCTGCTAGTGTTGGGCGTTACATCTTTTATACTTATTTATAAGTTCATGAAATATCGAAAGAAAGTTTCAGAGTttgagaggaaaaacaaaatagatgaaaagatgaaaatgtcaagggaaaaaaggctgcaagaattggaaaaagaaatgatcgttaataaagaaaaaatgagagaacaaatgaacaagggaaatgacaaaaaagaTAAAGCACTAGACTCAGACAAAGCAAAACCAGATTCCAAGGATAATTCGTCGTTCAGCCATTTTAGGGATTTATCAAATTACTACAGGCCGTCAATAAGAAATAG GTACAAAAATTCAACCTCCTGACGATAG